A single genomic interval of Rhodocyclaceae bacterium harbors:
- the map gene encoding type I methionyl aminopeptidase: protein MLQPPPRQSAINLKTPEEIALMRVAGRLASEVLDFIGPHVQPGATTDELDRLCHDYITGVQRAVPAPLNYAPSGYAPYPKSVCTSVNHVVCHGIPGDKKLRGGDIINIDITVIKDGFHGDTSRMFHVGEPSIQARRLCELTYSCMWAGIRQVRPGATLGDIGHAIQTLAEGNGFSVVREFCGHGIGRRFHEEPQVVHYGRPGTGVRLEAGMTFTIEPMINAGKAAIRQLPDGWTIVTKDHSLSAQWEHTVLVTASGFEVLTVSAGSPPPPA from the coding sequence ATGCTGCAGCCACCCCCGCGCCAGTCCGCCATCAACCTCAAGACCCCCGAAGAGATCGCCCTGATGCGCGTGGCCGGCCGGCTCGCCTCCGAGGTGCTCGATTTCATCGGCCCCCATGTGCAGCCCGGCGCGACCACCGATGAACTCGACCGGCTGTGCCACGACTACATCACCGGCGTGCAGCGGGCGGTCCCGGCACCGCTCAACTATGCACCGTCAGGCTACGCGCCCTACCCGAAGTCGGTCTGCACGTCGGTCAACCACGTCGTCTGCCACGGCATCCCGGGCGACAAGAAGCTGCGCGGCGGCGACATCATCAACATCGACATCACGGTCATCAAGGACGGCTTCCACGGCGACACCAGCCGGATGTTCCATGTCGGCGAACCGTCGATCCAGGCGCGGCGGCTTTGCGAACTCACCTATTCCTGCATGTGGGCCGGCATCCGCCAGGTTCGCCCGGGCGCTACCCTCGGCGATATCGGGCACGCGATCCAGACGCTCGCCGAAGGCAATGGCTTCAGTGTCGTGCGCGAGTTCTGCGGCCACGGCATCGGCCGCCGCTTCCATGAAGAGCCCCAGGTCGTCCACTATGGCCGCCCGGGGACGGGCGTGCGCCTGGAAGCAGGCATGACGTTCACGATCGAGCCGATGATCAATGCCGGCAAGGCGGCGATCCGCCAGTTGCCCGATGGCTGGACGATCGTGACCAAGGACCACAGCCTGTCCGCGCAGTGGGAACACACGGTCCTGGTCACCGCCAGCGGCTTCGAAGTACTGACCGTCTCCGCGGGCTCCC